GCCGACGACGTCCCGCTTGAAGGGGGTCGCGCTGATGTTGTACTCGTCGTACTTCGATGGCCAGAGGCAGAAGCCGTCGTGGTGCTTCGTCGTGAGCACGAGGTACTTCATCCCGGCCGTTTTGGCGATTTTGGCCCACGATTTCGCATCGAACTCAGTCGGATTAAACTGCTTATAAAGCTCGTCGTACTCTTCCGCGGAGACTTCTTTGCCGCGCGACCAGCCGATTTCGGTTCCCTTCAGCGCGACCGGTCCCCAGTGGATGAACATGCCGAACCGCTTCGCTTGCCATGCTTTGATGGCGTCGGAAGTGGTTTGGTCCACGGTTCTAACCGACCCGTTGGCAGTCGGATTCGCTTCCGCAGCGGCCACCAATTGCTGAGAGCCGATCATTCCAGCGCAAACGAGCAACGCGACGGCGCCGCTCATGAGCCAGCCGAGGAAAGTGCGTCGAAGGTTCATGACGCCCCCTTTCGCTGGTTCGACCGTAGCGCACGGCGTCCATGCGGCTCGTGCGTCCGCCGATCGTTGGCATCGTTCTTTCCGGTAACGCTCGCGTCCGCTCGAGTGGTTGCTTGCTCTACCGGCGTCGCGATCACATGGTGCAGTTCCTCCCACCGCCCGCGCGAGCGAGAAACATGGCTCCTTGCCGCATCGCGGGCGACTTCGGAGCGGCCCGATTTGATCGCGTCGACGATCACGCGATGTTCGGTCATTGTTTCCGTACGTAGATGCTCGCTGGAACGATACGAGTCGATGGCGAATCGGACGTAACGATCTCGTAAGGCAGCGCCCAGCGAAGCGAACAGTTCGTTTCCCGACGTCCGCAATAGTTCCATATGGAAGTCGATGTCGAGAATCGCGAATTCTTCGATGATCCGCGCGGCGCTCATCGATTGCAGCTTCGCTTCGAGCTGCCGCCAAGCTTTCCCTTCTCGATCCTCGGCGCCCTTCGCTGCGGCGTCGCCTTCGATTGCCATACGAAGCTC
This sequence is a window from Lacipirellula parvula. Protein-coding genes within it:
- a CDS encoding FadR/GntR family transcriptional regulator — its product is MRQDSPSTLAPSASQPIEAFLNERILTGEWSTGFKLPSEESLRKQFGASRTVVREAIRRLQGRGLVKTVNGSGSFVAGGELQHVSNALNAYSVLAVDHHTFTDLLELRMAIEGDAAAKGAEDREGKAWRQLEAKLQSMSAARIIEEFAILDIDFHMELLRTSGNELFASLGAALRDRYVRFAIDSYRSSEHLRTETMTEHRVIVDAIKSGRSEVARDAARSHVSRSRGRWEELHHVIATPVEQATTRADASVTGKNDANDRRTHEPHGRRALRSNQRKGAS